CCGCAAGAACCTGGCCTTCTGCGCGGACATGGGCATCCCCGGCATCCGCGTGGACGCCGTGCAGCCGCCGACGATCTTTGACACGGTGGACTACGCCACCGCCCGCGACCGCGCCGTGCGCACCTGGCGCCAGTGCGCGAAGGACGCCGCCGACGAGGGCGTCTATGTCACCTGGGAGTTCGAGCCGGGCTTCGCCTTCAACAAGCCGTCGGACATCATCGGCATCGTGGAGGAGGTCGGCCACCCGAACTTCGGGATCATGTACGACACCTGCCACGCCCACATGGTCGCCGCCGTCGGCGCGCGCCAGCCCGGCGAGAAGGAGACGCTGCCCGGCGGCGCCCTGGAACTCGCCCGGAAACTGCGCGGCAAGATCAACCACCTGCACCTGATCGACTCCGACGGCACCCTGCACGACGAGGACACGAGCACGCACGCCCCCTTCGGCGGCGGCGTCCTCGACTACGACGTCCTCATCCCGGAACTGCTCCAGTCGGGCGTGCCGCACGACTGGTGGACCATTGACCTGTGCCACTGGCCCGACGCGTGGGCGGTGACCGCGCAGTGCAAGCGGGCCATTGACGAGCTCAACCGGAAATTCGCCTCCTGAGGGGGGCGGGGAGAACCGAACCATGAAGAAACTGAACATCGGGCTCATCGGCTACGGATTCATGGGCCGCGCCCACTCGAACGCCTACCTGAAGGTGAACCGCTTCTACGACCTGGAGTACCAGCCGGTGCTCAAGGCCGTCTGCGCCCGCAGCGCGGACAAGGTGAGGGCCTTCGCCGACAACTGGGGCTGGGAAAGCGTCGAGACCGACTGGCGGAAACTGGTCGGGCGCGACGACATTGACGCCATTGACATCGGCAGCCCCAACAACACCCACCGCGACATCGTCCTGGCCGCCGCCAAGGCCGGCAAGATGATCCTCTGCGAGAAGCCCCTGGCCATGAGCGCCGCCGAGGGCCTCGAGATGACCGAGGCCGTCGAAAAGGCCGGCGTCCCCAACATGGTGTGGTTCAACTACCGCCGCGTCCCCGCCATCACCCTCGCCAAGCAGTTCATGGACGAGGGCCGGCTGGGCCGCGTCTTCCACTACCGCGCCAAGTACCTCCAGGACTGGACCATCAGCCCCGACCTTCCCCAGGGCGGCGCGTCCCTCTGGCGCCTCGACGCCGACGTGGCCGGCAGCGGCGTCACGGGCGACCTCCTCGCCCACAGCATTGACACCGCCATCTGGCTCATCGGCGGCGTGGACCGCGTCTGCGCCATGACCGAGACCTTCATCAAGGAGCGCCCCCTCCAGGACGACCCCGGCACCGTCAAGTCCGTCACCATTGACGACGCCTGCGCCTTCCTCGCGCGCTTCAAGAACGGCGCCCTCGCCACCTTCGAGTCCACCCGCTACGCCCGCGGCCGCAAGAACCAGAACACCTTCGAGGTCAACGGCGAGCTCGGCTCCCTCTACTTCGACCTCGAGGACGCCCACCAGCTCCAGTACTTCGACCACCGCAACGACTCGCAGTCCCGCGGATGGCGCACCATCCTTGTCACGGACTCCGACCACCCCTACATGGGCCACTGGTGGGTCCCCGGATGCGTCATCGGCTACGAGCACACCTTCATCAACGCCCTCGCCGACTTCCTCGGCGGGCTGGCGTCCGGCGTGCCCGTGCGCCCCAACTTCCGCGACGCCCTCGAGACGCAGTACGTCTGCGACGCCGTTCTCGACTCCGCGAAAACCGAAACCTGGAAAACCGTCGGCGCCTGACGCCGCGAAAGGGAACCCCGACATGAGCACCAAGAACCTGGCGGAAATGGCACTGGAACAGGGGAGGGGCGTCGTCCGCCTCGCCCCCGCGTGGGTGCCCCGGTCCTTCTGCGTCCCCGGACGCCGCATCAAGCTGCACCCGGACGACTACTACGCCCTCGGCGGCGTGCGCGGCGGCATTGACGAGCGCTGGTTCTCGTCCACCACCCCCGCCGACAACGGCCCCCTCACCAGCCCCAACGAGGGCCTCAGCTTCATCGTGTTCGGAGACGGCGGCGAGACGAAACAGGTCCTCCTGCGCGACGCCGTCGCGGACCTCAAGGGCGCTCTCATCGGCGGCCGCATCTGGGACGAGTACGGCCGCTGGCCCATGTACTCGAAGTTCTTCGACAACAAGGGCGCGCTCCCGCACCACATCCACCACGACGACGACCACGCCGCGAAGGTCGGCCAGCTCGGAAAGCCCGAGGCCTACTTCTTCCCCACCCAGCTCAACAACCACGGCGGCGACTTCCCCTACACCTTCTTCGGCATCCAGCCCGGCGTCTCGAAGGACCAGGTCCGCCAGGCCCTCAAGGACTTCATCAAGGGCGACAACAAGCTCACCAACCTCTCCCAGGCCTTCCGCCTCGAGCCCGGCACCGGCTGGGACGTCCCCCCCGGCGTCCTCCACGCCCCCGGCAGCCTCTGCACCTACGAGCCCCAGAAGGCCTCCGACGTCTTCGCCATGTACCAGTCCCTCACGGGCGACCAGATCGTCTCCGAGGAGCTGCTCTGGAAGGACACCCCCGGCGAGCGCAAGGGCGACGTGGACTACCTCGTCGAGGTCATTGACTGGGAGATGAACA
This region of Candidatus Hydrogenedentota bacterium genomic DNA includes:
- a CDS encoding sugar phosphate isomerase/epimerase yields the protein MKKISIGTWAYTIGPYADNPVPWDEVVTKLAALRFDGLELGGFGIHPHPDNLPTREGRRECAQKVRDAGLEFSGLAANLWGEHLLDTADNAAYLAEFRKNLAFCADMGIPGIRVDAVQPPTIFDTVDYATARDRAVRTWRQCAKDAADEGVYVTWEFEPGFAFNKPSDIIGIVEEVGHPNFGIMYDTCHAHMVAAVGARQPGEKETLPGGALELARKLRGKINHLHLIDSDGTLHDEDTSTHAPFGGGVLDYDVLIPELLQSGVPHDWWTIDLCHWPDAWAVTAQCKRAIDELNRKFAS
- a CDS encoding Gfo/Idh/MocA family oxidoreductase, which gives rise to MKKLNIGLIGYGFMGRAHSNAYLKVNRFYDLEYQPVLKAVCARSADKVRAFADNWGWESVETDWRKLVGRDDIDAIDIGSPNNTHRDIVLAAAKAGKMILCEKPLAMSAAEGLEMTEAVEKAGVPNMVWFNYRRVPAITLAKQFMDEGRLGRVFHYRAKYLQDWTISPDLPQGGASLWRLDADVAGSGVTGDLLAHSIDTAIWLIGGVDRVCAMTETFIKERPLQDDPGTVKSVTIDDACAFLARFKNGALATFESTRYARGRKNQNTFEVNGELGSLYFDLEDAHQLQYFDHRNDSQSRGWRTILVTDSDHPYMGHWWVPGCVIGYEHTFINALADFLGGLASGVPVRPNFRDALETQYVCDAVLDSAKTETWKTVGA